From one Triticum aestivum cultivar Chinese Spring chromosome 4B, IWGSC CS RefSeq v2.1, whole genome shotgun sequence genomic stretch:
- the LOC123094080 gene encoding protein HLB1, giving the protein MPDMEESTQPKPADPELPNGAGAPDHPEPEPPSPAAAAPAAEEEVAARSEPSKGAGTNADGWRPYTMGELLGEAAEAAAAGRSDFAADGNGPGSATPERSSQDSLQLSTHHDVAMDLINSVTGVDEEGRSRQRILTFAAKRYISAIERNPEDPDAYYNWALVLQESADNVDPNSDSSKDSLLEEACKKYAEATRLCPTLYDAYYNWAIAIADRAKMRGRTKEAEELWQQAIRNYDKAVQLSWNSPQALNNWGLGLQELSAIVPAKDKQTIIKTAISKFRSAIQLQFDFHRAIYNLGTVLYGLAEDTSRSGGPDTSPNDLYSQSAIYVAAAHALKPNYSVYRSALRLVRSMLPLPYLKVGYLTAPPADDPVAPHKHWERSQFILNHTELQQVNDSESAPVKANALVEKAKRFIKVDVADIVSVSTCSDLTLPPGAGLCINTTHGPVFLVADTWESLDGWLDAIRLVYTIFARGKTDVLAGIITG; this is encoded by the exons ATGCCGGACATGGAGGAGTCCACGCAGCCGAAGCCCGCCGACCCGGAGCTCCCCAACGGCGCCGGGGCCCCGGACCACCCGGAACCGgagccgccgtcgcccgctgccgccgcgccggcggcagaggaggaggtggcggcgagaTCGGAGCCGTCCAAGGGCGCGGGGACGAACGCGGACGGCTGGCGCCCCTACACCATGGGGGAGCTGCTCGGGGAGGccgccgaggccgccgccgccgggagatcCGACTTCGCCGCCGACGGGAATGGGCCCGGATCCGCCACCCCCGAGCGCTCCAG CCAGGACAGCCTGCAGCTCTCAACCCATCATGATGTTGCCATGGACTTGATAAATAGTGTCACTGGAGTTGATGAGGAAGGTCGCTCTCGCCAACGTATTCTTACCTTTGCAGCGAAAAG ATATATTAGCGCCATTGAAAGAAATCCAGAAGACCCTGATGCATATTATAACTGGGCCCTAGTTCTCCAG GAAAGTGCAGACAACGTGGATCCTAATTCTGATTCTTCGAAAGATTCATTACTTGAGGAGGCTTGCAAGAAGTATGCTGAAGCTACACGACTTTGCCCAACACTGTATGAT GCATATTATAACTGGGCTATTGCTATAGCTGATCGGGCCAAAATGCGTGGGCGTACCAAAGAGGCTGAAGAACTCTGGCAGCAG GCTATAAGGAACTACGACAAGGCAGTCCAGTTAAGTTGGAACAGCCCCCAG GCTCTCAACAACTGGGGCCTTGGACTACAG GAATTGAGCGCGATTGTTCCTGCTAAAGACAAGCAAACAATCATAAAAACAGCTATAAGTAAG TTTCGTTCTGCCATCCAGTTGCAGTTTGACTTCCACCGGGCTATTTACAACCTTGGAACTGTCCTG TATGGCTTGGCCGAGGATACCTCAAGGTCTGGGGGTCCTGATACCTCTccaaatgatctgtatagtcagtCTGCTATTTACGTTGCAGCTGCTCATGCATTGAAGCCAAATTATTCG GTTTACCGCAGTGCTCTACGGTTAGTCCGGTCAATG CTACCGTTGCCATATTTGAAAGTGGGATATTTGACTGCTCCTCCGGCAGACGACCCCGTTGCACCACACAAACATTGGGAGAGGTCACAGTTCATCTTAAACCATACGGAACTCCAGCAG GTCAATGATTCCGAAAGCGCACCTGTCAAAGCAAACGCGCTCGTGGAGAAAGCCAAAAGGTTTATCAAGGTAGACGTCGCGGACATAGTTTCAGTGTCCACGTGCTCCGATCTGACGCTGCCGCCTGGCGCTGGCCTCTGTATAAACACAACGCATGGGCCCGTGTTCTTG GTTGCTGATACCTGGGAGTCTCTCGACGGCTGGCTAGACGCGATACGCCTGGTGTACACCATATTCGCAAGAGGGAAGACCGATGTCCTGGCGGGCATCATCACCGGCTGA